A stretch of Cucumis sativus cultivar 9930 chromosome 2, Cucumber_9930_V3, whole genome shotgun sequence DNA encodes these proteins:
- the LOC101208788 gene encoding WAT1-related protein At1g25270 isoform X1 → MIMNERVLWNGLPTIVMMLVQFGFAGVNIFYKLAAADGMSFRIIIAYRFLFASAFILPIAFFLERGRRPKLTWSVIFYAFLCGLFGGSLSQNLYVESLALTSATYASAIGNLAPAITFILAVSFRLERMNIGTMRGKAKVMGTLIGIVGAMILTFYKGVELHPWSTRVDLLHKGHNSTEHVAPTEHTIHSHVLGSVMGVGSCFSYALWLIVQAKMSECYPCHYSSTALMCMMGSVQAVGFALCVETQWSRWKLGWNIRLLSVAYTGIVASGVMVTLITWCVRIRGPMFVSVFSPLILVLVAIAASLFLQEKLYLGCVVGGMLMVCGLYMVLWGKSKEIRKITQLAPMESIEEQLQQLGGEGIDLVISSPITPLSKTHVTNSQHNNNSNVPHSNN, encoded by the exons atgataatgaatGAGAGAGTTTTATGGAATGGTTTGCCCACCATTGTGATGATGTTGGTTCAATTTGGGTTTGCTGGAGTTaacattttctataaattagCTGCTGCTGATGGAATGAGTTTTCGGATTATTATTGCTTACCGTTTCTTATTTGCTTCTGCTTTCATTCTTCCCATTGCATTCTTTCTGGAAAG aGGTAGAAGACCGAAGCTTACTTGGTCCGTTATTTTCTATGCATTTCTTTGTGGACTCTTTGG GGGATCACTGAGTCAAAATTTGTACGTGGAGAGTTTAGCTTTAACATCTGCAACATATGCTTCAGCCATTGGTAACCTTGCGCCAGCCATCACTTTCATTTTGGCCGTTTCCTTCAG GCTGGAGAGGATGAACATAGGAACAATGCGAGGGAAGGCTAAAGTGATGGGAACATTAATAGGAATAGTTGGGGCCATGATTCTCACATTCTACAAAGGCGTGGAACTTCATCCTTGGTCTACTCGGGTCGACCTTTTGCATAAAGGTCATAATTCCACTGAACACGTGGCCCCAACAGAACATACAATTCATAGTCATGTGTTGGGGAGTGTGATGGGTGTTGGAAGCTGCTTCTCTTATGCTTTATGGCTCATCGTCCAG GCAAAAATGAGTGAATGCTATCCATGCCACTACTCAAGTACAGCATTAATGTGTATGATGGGATCCGTTCAAGCGGTTGGTTTTGCTCTGTGCGTCGAAACTCAATGGAGTCGTTGGAAATTGGGTTGGAATATCAGGCTTCTTTCTGTCGCATATACA GGGATCGTGGCTTCAGGAGTGATGGTAACGTTAATAACATGGTGCGTACGAATCAGAGGCCCAATGTTTGTATCAGTCTTCAGCCCTCTAATTCTAGTTCTCGTTGCCATAGCTGCCTCCTTGTTTCTACAAGAAAAACTCTACTTAGGATG CGTGGTTGGAGGAATGTTGATGGTGTGTGGATTATATATGGTACTATGGGGTAAAAGCAAAGAAATCAGAAAGATAACACAATTAGCTCCCATGGAAAGCATTGAAGAGCAGCTGCAGCAGCTGGGTGGTGAAGGGATAGATTTGGTCATTTCCTCTCCAATTACTCCATTGTCCAAAACTCATGTCACCAATAGTCagcataataataatagtaatgtTCCACATTCCAACAATTAG
- the LOC101208788 gene encoding WAT1-related protein At1g25270 isoform X3, with the protein MVLFTSDGIKNVNLYFGEIYKKKMIKKKKEMGKPFEDNKSEAMGITESKFVRGEFSFNICNICFSHWLERMNIGTMRGKAKVMGTLIGIVGAMILTFYKGVELHPWSTRVDLLHKGHNSTEHVAPTEHTIHSHVLGSVMGVGSCFSYALWLIVQAKMSECYPCHYSSTALMCMMGSVQAVGFALCVETQWSRWKLGWNIRLLSVAYTGIVASGVMVTLITWCVRIRGPMFVSVFSPLILVLVAIAASLFLQEKLYLGCVVGGMLMVCGLYMVLWGKSKEIRKITQLAPMESIEEQLQQLGGEGIDLVISSPITPLSKTHVTNSQHNNNSNVPHSNN; encoded by the exons atggtCCTTTTTACTTCTGATGGAATAAAAAACGTGAATCTTTATTTTggtgaaatttataaaaaaaaaatgataaaaaagaaaaaagaaatggggaAGCCCTTTGAGGACAATAAAAGTGAGGCCATG GGGATCACTGAGTCAAAATTTGTACGTGGAGAGTTTAGCTTTAACATCTGCAACATATGCTTCAGCCATTG GCTGGAGAGGATGAACATAGGAACAATGCGAGGGAAGGCTAAAGTGATGGGAACATTAATAGGAATAGTTGGGGCCATGATTCTCACATTCTACAAAGGCGTGGAACTTCATCCTTGGTCTACTCGGGTCGACCTTTTGCATAAAGGTCATAATTCCACTGAACACGTGGCCCCAACAGAACATACAATTCATAGTCATGTGTTGGGGAGTGTGATGGGTGTTGGAAGCTGCTTCTCTTATGCTTTATGGCTCATCGTCCAG GCAAAAATGAGTGAATGCTATCCATGCCACTACTCAAGTACAGCATTAATGTGTATGATGGGATCCGTTCAAGCGGTTGGTTTTGCTCTGTGCGTCGAAACTCAATGGAGTCGTTGGAAATTGGGTTGGAATATCAGGCTTCTTTCTGTCGCATATACA GGGATCGTGGCTTCAGGAGTGATGGTAACGTTAATAACATGGTGCGTACGAATCAGAGGCCCAATGTTTGTATCAGTCTTCAGCCCTCTAATTCTAGTTCTCGTTGCCATAGCTGCCTCCTTGTTTCTACAAGAAAAACTCTACTTAGGATG CGTGGTTGGAGGAATGTTGATGGTGTGTGGATTATATATGGTACTATGGGGTAAAAGCAAAGAAATCAGAAAGATAACACAATTAGCTCCCATGGAAAGCATTGAAGAGCAGCTGCAGCAGCTGGGTGGTGAAGGGATAGATTTGGTCATTTCCTCTCCAATTACTCCATTGTCCAAAACTCATGTCACCAATAGTCagcataataataatagtaatgtTCCACATTCCAACAATTAG
- the LOC101208788 gene encoding WAT1-related protein At1g25270 isoform X2, with protein MIMNERVLWNGLPTIVMMLVQFGFAGVNIFYKLAAADGMSFRIIIAYRFLFASAFILPIAFFLERGSLSQNLYVESLALTSATYASAIGNLAPAITFILAVSFRLERMNIGTMRGKAKVMGTLIGIVGAMILTFYKGVELHPWSTRVDLLHKGHNSTEHVAPTEHTIHSHVLGSVMGVGSCFSYALWLIVQAKMSECYPCHYSSTALMCMMGSVQAVGFALCVETQWSRWKLGWNIRLLSVAYTGIVASGVMVTLITWCVRIRGPMFVSVFSPLILVLVAIAASLFLQEKLYLGCVVGGMLMVCGLYMVLWGKSKEIRKITQLAPMESIEEQLQQLGGEGIDLVISSPITPLSKTHVTNSQHNNNSNVPHSNN; from the exons atgataatgaatGAGAGAGTTTTATGGAATGGTTTGCCCACCATTGTGATGATGTTGGTTCAATTTGGGTTTGCTGGAGTTaacattttctataaattagCTGCTGCTGATGGAATGAGTTTTCGGATTATTATTGCTTACCGTTTCTTATTTGCTTCTGCTTTCATTCTTCCCATTGCATTCTTTCTGGAAAG GGGATCACTGAGTCAAAATTTGTACGTGGAGAGTTTAGCTTTAACATCTGCAACATATGCTTCAGCCATTGGTAACCTTGCGCCAGCCATCACTTTCATTTTGGCCGTTTCCTTCAG GCTGGAGAGGATGAACATAGGAACAATGCGAGGGAAGGCTAAAGTGATGGGAACATTAATAGGAATAGTTGGGGCCATGATTCTCACATTCTACAAAGGCGTGGAACTTCATCCTTGGTCTACTCGGGTCGACCTTTTGCATAAAGGTCATAATTCCACTGAACACGTGGCCCCAACAGAACATACAATTCATAGTCATGTGTTGGGGAGTGTGATGGGTGTTGGAAGCTGCTTCTCTTATGCTTTATGGCTCATCGTCCAG GCAAAAATGAGTGAATGCTATCCATGCCACTACTCAAGTACAGCATTAATGTGTATGATGGGATCCGTTCAAGCGGTTGGTTTTGCTCTGTGCGTCGAAACTCAATGGAGTCGTTGGAAATTGGGTTGGAATATCAGGCTTCTTTCTGTCGCATATACA GGGATCGTGGCTTCAGGAGTGATGGTAACGTTAATAACATGGTGCGTACGAATCAGAGGCCCAATGTTTGTATCAGTCTTCAGCCCTCTAATTCTAGTTCTCGTTGCCATAGCTGCCTCCTTGTTTCTACAAGAAAAACTCTACTTAGGATG CGTGGTTGGAGGAATGTTGATGGTGTGTGGATTATATATGGTACTATGGGGTAAAAGCAAAGAAATCAGAAAGATAACACAATTAGCTCCCATGGAAAGCATTGAAGAGCAGCTGCAGCAGCTGGGTGGTGAAGGGATAGATTTGGTCATTTCCTCTCCAATTACTCCATTGTCCAAAACTCATGTCACCAATAGTCagcataataataatagtaatgtTCCACATTCCAACAATTAG